In one window of uncultured Campylobacter sp. DNA:
- the nosZ gene encoding Sec-dependent nitrous-oxide reductase, with protein sequence MLKSFKPVLLGSVLFAASALCAADSDLERVMKERNLSEKDVLAAAKTYQPTGRKDDYMVFSSGGQSGQVIVYGVPSMRIYKYIGVFTPEPWQGYGFDEESKAVLRSGSINGKEINWGDTHHPNFSEKNGEYVGDYLFINDKANPRIAVINLSDFETTQIVVNPVIKSDHGGSFVTPNTEYVIETSQYAAPFDNDWHPIEEYQAVYRGAVTLWKFDYDKGKIDVNKSFSLELPPYMQDLSDAGKGESFGWAFTNSFNSEMYTGGIEKGLPPMEAGMSRNDTDYLHVYNWQILEKLAQDSKNYKVVNGHRIVTIDAAVKAGALFLIPEAKSPHGVDVSPDGRYIIIGGKLDTHASVYDFKKIKELIDKKEYAGKDPYGIPILDMQKTLHGQAELGLGPLHNTFDSQDGVIYTSLYVDSQIVKWNYKTLKVLDRINVHYNIGHLDSMEGKSSKPVGKYVIALDKLSIDRFNPIGPLHPQNHQLIDITGPKMEMLYDLPIGLGEPHDVVSIAASKLHTKPTYTMGTNSRTGKQHPAMTLAGQERIERDGKNVKVYATAIRSHINPEHIEVNKDDNVTIYMTNLERAEDETHGFTVDDYDLHMSLEPGKTASVNFIADKEGVFPFYCTEFCSALHLEMFGYLYVKDPNKKYTSAKASMLKALSPEALKAEYDKVVATNKATDDVIQSVVKFLKEKNYEKYPKVKALVDDALDQYGKIPETKAKADAAVKAGDMNGAILWEGQVWQYLVKTADVGLRAKNNLIRELSTPMSEAASNGEKAYLRGGCNGCHVIGQVSSGPDLTGVLLRHENGEKWVADFIKDPAKFYEDDYVKAMINYFNLRMPNQHMKDEEIKDIIEYLKWVDENAGLN encoded by the coding sequence ATGTTAAAAAGTTTCAAACCCGTGCTTTTGGGCTCGGTTTTGTTCGCCGCAAGCGCCCTGTGTGCCGCAGATAGCGACTTAGAGCGCGTGATGAAAGAACGAAATTTAAGCGAAAAAGACGTTTTGGCGGCGGCTAAGACCTATCAGCCGACCGGTAGGAAGGACGATTATATGGTCTTCTCCTCCGGCGGTCAAAGCGGACAGGTGATCGTTTACGGCGTGCCGTCGATGAGGATCTACAAATATATTGGCGTATTTACACCGGAGCCTTGGCAGGGATACGGCTTTGATGAGGAGAGTAAGGCGGTCTTAAGATCGGGCTCCATTAACGGCAAAGAGATCAACTGGGGCGATACTCACCATCCAAATTTCAGCGAAAAAAACGGCGAGTATGTGGGCGATTATCTCTTTATCAACGATAAGGCGAATCCAAGAATCGCGGTTATAAATTTATCCGATTTCGAAACTACTCAAATAGTCGTAAATCCCGTAATCAAAAGCGATCACGGCGGCTCTTTCGTAACGCCTAATACCGAATACGTCATAGAAACCAGCCAATACGCAGCCCCTTTCGATAATGACTGGCACCCAATCGAGGAGTATCAAGCAGTCTATCGCGGCGCGGTAACGCTATGGAAATTTGACTACGATAAAGGCAAAATCGACGTAAATAAATCCTTTTCTCTAGAGCTTCCTCCATATATGCAAGATCTAAGTGACGCAGGTAAGGGCGAGAGCTTTGGCTGGGCGTTTACCAACAGCTTCAACTCCGAAATGTACACAGGCGGCATCGAAAAGGGTCTGCCTCCGATGGAAGCCGGTATGAGCCGCAACGACACCGACTACTTGCACGTTTATAACTGGCAAATTCTAGAAAAACTTGCTCAAGACAGCAAAAACTACAAGGTTGTAAACGGACATAGGATCGTTACGATAGACGCCGCCGTAAAAGCGGGAGCGCTATTTTTGATCCCTGAGGCTAAATCTCCTCACGGCGTTGACGTTAGCCCTGATGGTCGCTATATCATCATCGGCGGTAAACTAGATACTCACGCTAGCGTTTATGATTTCAAAAAGATCAAAGAGCTAATTGATAAGAAAGAATATGCAGGCAAGGATCCATACGGAATTCCGATCTTAGATATGCAAAAGACGCTTCACGGACAAGCAGAGCTTGGTCTTGGACCTTTGCATAATACCTTCGATTCGCAAGATGGCGTAATCTATACATCGCTTTACGTTGATAGCCAGATCGTAAAATGGAACTACAAGACGCTAAAGGTTTTAGATAGGATCAACGTCCACTACAATATCGGACACCTTGATTCTATGGAGGGCAAATCCTCTAAGCCTGTCGGCAAATACGTAATCGCGCTGGATAAGCTTTCGATCGATAGATTTAATCCTATCGGACCGCTTCATCCGCAAAACCACCAGCTCATCGACATTACAGGACCTAAAATGGAGATGCTTTACGATCTTCCTATCGGTCTAGGTGAGCCACATGACGTAGTTTCTATCGCTGCGAGCAAGCTTCATACGAAACCTACCTATACTATGGGAACAAACTCCCGCACCGGCAAACAACACCCTGCTATGACGCTAGCTGGTCAAGAGCGCATCGAGCGCGACGGCAAAAACGTAAAAGTCTATGCTACGGCGATCCGCAGCCATATTAATCCTGAGCACATCGAGGTTAATAAGGACGATAACGTAACGATCTATATGACAAATTTAGAGCGTGCCGAGGATGAAACTCACGGCTTTACGGTTGATGATTACGATTTGCATATGTCACTTGAGCCGGGTAAGACTGCGAGCGTAAATTTCATCGCAGATAAAGAAGGCGTATTTCCTTTCTACTGCACGGAATTCTGCTCTGCGCTGCACCTTGAGATGTTCGGATATCTATACGTAAAAGATCCGAATAAAAAATACACTTCAGCTAAAGCTTCTATGCTAAAAGCTCTTAGCCCAGAAGCTCTAAAAGCTGAATACGACAAGGTAGTAGCTACGAATAAAGCCACCGACGACGTTATCCAATCAGTCGTTAAATTCTTAAAAGAGAAAAACTACGAGAAATATCCTAAGGTCAAGGCTTTAGTCGATGACGCGCTAGATCAATACGGCAAAATTCCTGAAACCAAAGCCAAGGCAGACGCCGCGGTAAAAGCAGGCGATATGAACGGCGCGATACTTTGGGAAGGTCAAGTTTGGCAGTATTTAGTAAAAACCGCGGATGTCGGACTTCGCGCTAAAAACAACCTAATCCGCGAGCTCTCCACTCCTATGAGCGAGGCTGCGTCTAACGGCGAGAAGGCTTACCTACGCGGAGGCTGCAACGGCTGCCACGTCATCGGTCAAGTAAGCTCGGGTCCTGATCTAACGGGCGTCCTACTTCGCCACGAAAACGGCGAGAAATGGGTAGCCGATTTCATCAAAGACCCTGCTAAATTCTACGAAGACGACTACGTTAAGGCAATGATAAATTACTTCAACCTTCGCATGCCAAATCAGCATATGAAAGACGAAGAGATCAAAGATATCATCGAATACCTAAAATGGGTCGATGAGAACGCGGGTCTTAACTAG
- a CDS encoding nitrous oxide reductase family maturation protein NosD translates to MRLLLLAFSLALSLGAGELQDAIDSAKAGDIIELAAGEYHGNVLIDKPLTIDGLDRSAVIIGDRNGTVIRVRSPHVTIKNLTIQNGGFEHLSEDAGINVSDVNSVIIKNNLIKDVLYGVVLSKANDVTIEGNEISSNTYRTSFKGDGIKLWYSNANKILNNDVHNVRDTVFYFSNGNLVAGNKGHSCRYSLHFMNSGHNVVEDNYYDGNSVGLFFMFSSDNIARRNVVRNADGAYGVGIGMKDSSNFTITDNKVIYNARGFYLDQSPYQPGSLNVFENNDIEYNSIGVQFHATQLKSVFKNNKFKGNMEIVLNDTPQSKLLQNEWSGNYFDDYDGFDRDGDGYGDVSYSSYAYADRLWAYKPNVRFFYGSSGIALLNFISKLAPFSEPELLLKDPKPRMRQ, encoded by the coding sequence ATGAGGCTTTTGCTTCTAGCATTCTCGCTCGCGCTAAGCTTAGGCGCGGGCGAGCTTCAAGACGCGATCGATAGCGCAAAAGCGGGCGATATTATCGAGCTAGCCGCAGGCGAATACCACGGCAATGTTTTAATCGATAAACCCCTTACTATCGACGGACTAGACCGCTCCGCCGTGATCATAGGCGATCGCAACGGAACGGTGATCCGCGTCCGCTCTCCGCATGTTACAATCAAGAATTTAACAATCCAAAATGGAGGCTTCGAGCATCTTAGCGAAGATGCGGGGATCAACGTAAGCGACGTAAACAGCGTAATCATAAAAAATAATCTCATCAAAGACGTGCTCTACGGCGTCGTGCTAAGCAAGGCAAACGACGTAACGATCGAGGGCAACGAAATTTCAAGCAATACCTACCGCACGAGTTTCAAAGGAGACGGCATCAAGCTTTGGTATTCCAATGCCAATAAAATTTTAAATAACGACGTCCACAACGTCCGCGACACCGTTTTTTACTTCTCTAACGGCAATCTCGTCGCAGGCAACAAAGGCCATAGCTGTCGCTATTCTCTGCACTTTATGAACTCCGGGCATAACGTCGTGGAGGATAACTACTACGACGGCAACAGCGTGGGATTATTTTTTATGTTTTCAAGCGACAATATCGCCAGGCGTAACGTCGTGCGCAACGCGGACGGCGCTTACGGCGTAGGCATCGGTATGAAGGATAGCTCAAATTTTACAATCACCGACAATAAAGTCATCTACAACGCCCGCGGATTTTATCTGGATCAATCCCCCTACCAGCCGGGCTCACTTAACGTTTTTGAAAACAACGATATCGAATATAACAGCATCGGCGTGCAATTCCACGCCACGCAGCTAAAAAGCGTATTTAAAAACAATAAATTTAAAGGCAATATGGAGATCGTACTGAACGATACGCCCCAATCCAAGCTCTTGCAAAACGAATGGAGTGGCAACTACTTCGACGATTACGACGGATTTGACCGCGACGGCGACGGTTACGGCGACGTTAGCTACAGCTCATACGCCTACGCGGATAGGCTTTGGGCGTATAAACCGAATGTGCGGTTTTTTTACGGCTCCAGCGGGATCGCGCTTTTAAATTTCATCTCCAAGCTCGCTCCGTTTTCCGAACCTGAGCTACTGCTAAAAGATCCAAAACCTAGGATGAGGCAATGA
- a CDS encoding 4Fe-4S dicluster domain-containing protein codes for MIKNRREAIKLLGGALGVLGAANLFADENSTNSVNFTGGEAQNSGASNSVNSAGRNSVPNSIKQNSAENSSGDSASLYLRPPGALAERGFRSSCIKCGQCVQVCPYHSIYLLDITHLFDIGTPVIDAKERGCYLCGALPCVLACPSGALSHETNEPKKVAMGIAVIENLDACLAYRGQVLKSSDLRLKPAKTEQERELNSALAAKEGKPCDLCASLCPYPQPLDAIAMIEAGAHFAPQIRSACVGCGACAELCPARIIEILPRADYKSIYEGKQ; via the coding sequence ATGATAAAGAATAGACGCGAAGCGATAAAACTACTCGGCGGAGCGCTCGGAGTACTCGGGGCAGCGAACTTATTTGCGGATGAGAATTCCACAAATTCCGTAAATTTTACGGGCGGCGAAGCGCAGAATTCCGGCGCGTCAAATTCCGTAAATTCTGCAGGGAGAAATTCCGTGCCGAATTCCATAAAACAAAATTCTGCGGAAAATTCTAGCGGGGATTCCGCCTCTTTATATCTGCGCCCGCCCGGAGCGCTAGCAGAACGAGGCTTCCGCTCTAGCTGTATCAAGTGCGGTCAATGCGTGCAGGTCTGCCCCTATCACAGCATCTATCTGCTGGATATTACTCATCTTTTTGACATCGGCACGCCCGTCATCGACGCCAAAGAGCGAGGCTGCTATCTTTGCGGCGCGCTTCCTTGCGTGCTCGCCTGTCCAAGCGGCGCGCTCAGCCACGAGACTAACGAGCCTAAAAAGGTTGCGATGGGTATCGCCGTGATCGAAAATTTAGACGCCTGTTTGGCGTATCGCGGACAGGTTTTAAAATCTAGCGATCTGCGCCTAAAGCCCGCCAAGACCGAGCAAGAGCGCGAGCTAAACTCAGCGCTAGCGGCGAAAGAGGGCAAGCCCTGCGATCTATGCGCGTCGCTGTGCCCTTACCCGCAGCCGCTCGATGCCATCGCGATGATAGAAGCAGGCGCGCATTTCGCTCCGCAGATCCGCAGCGCTTGCGTCGGCTGCGGCGCGTGCGCAGAGCTCTGCCCAGCGCGTATCATCGAGATACTCCCGCGGGCGGATTACAAATCAATCTATGAAGGAAAACAATGA
- a CDS encoding cytochrome C, whose translation MKPGKILALILGVALIALMIFMASSDDSSAPQQEVKPQAQAKPASQSKSVDLIDDKDVKNIKILQQSVKERDFKVSSSYLVSCAPCHGDDGRGKIAPPIGGKSKDQILASLKDYKAGKIKNSLMSGLLTNVSDESLDKLADEISKFKE comes from the coding sequence ATGAAACCGGGCAAAATTTTAGCTTTGATTTTGGGTGTAGCACTGATCGCGCTGATGATCTTTATGGCTAGTTCGGACGATTCTAGCGCGCCACAGCAGGAAGTCAAGCCGCAGGCGCAAGCAAAGCCCGCGTCGCAGAGTAAAAGCGTCGATCTCATCGACGATAAGGACGTGAAAAATATTAAAATTTTGCAGCAAAGCGTCAAAGAGCGCGATTTCAAGGTTAGCAGCTCCTATCTGGTAAGCTGCGCGCCCTGCCACGGCGATGACGGACGCGGCAAGATCGCTCCGCCGATCGGAGGCAAGAGCAAGGATCAAATTTTAGCAAGTCTCAAAGATTATAAGGCGGGCAAGATCAAAAACAGCCTGATGAGCGGACTTTTAACCAACGTAAGCGACGAGAGCCTAGATAAGCTCGCAGATGAAATTTCAAAATTTAAAGAGTAG
- a CDS encoding NapH/MauN family ferredoxin-type protein, which translates to MDKYNSRCTIKNTSFFSTFALKNKSGKLRPSIRALRYATVFLVHLLFVLSFRADIQILEGDISGSRILGFHLADPFATLEVIAAHKDLPINLLIGSGTILLFYFIAGGKAFCSWICPYGALSEIGEKLHNTLIAKHVIKERSLPHGMRYAIWAVFLALSAITDLLVFEIFNVVGILSRLIIYGFSLAGLWIVFVFLLEVFFSRRAWCAHLCPLGSTYSLAAKASLSKITWDKSRCDHCGVCQDVCFVSHILDITKKKASENLGDKSKFMLKGIDCTLCGRCIDVCHQDALSIGNKLKDMI; encoded by the coding sequence TTGGATAAATATAATTCGCGATGCACGATCAAAAATACGAGCTTTTTCTCGACCTTCGCGCTTAAAAATAAAAGCGGCAAACTGCGCCCCAGCATTCGGGCGCTGCGCTACGCCACGGTATTTTTGGTGCATCTGCTTTTCGTGCTTTCCTTTCGCGCGGATATTCAAATTTTAGAGGGCGACATCAGCGGCTCGCGAATACTTGGCTTTCACCTAGCAGATCCCTTTGCCACCCTTGAGGTGATCGCCGCGCACAAGGATCTGCCGATAAATCTACTCATAGGCTCGGGCACCATCTTGCTGTTTTATTTCATCGCGGGAGGCAAGGCGTTTTGCTCGTGGATCTGCCCTTACGGAGCGCTTAGCGAGATCGGCGAGAAGCTGCATAATACGCTAATTGCCAAGCACGTCATCAAGGAGCGCTCATTGCCTCATGGTATGCGATATGCGATCTGGGCGGTGTTTTTAGCGCTAAGCGCCATTACAGACCTGCTCGTTTTTGAAATTTTTAACGTAGTTGGAATTTTATCGCGCCTCATCATCTATGGCTTTTCGCTGGCTGGGCTTTGGATCGTTTTTGTATTTTTGCTCGAAGTGTTTTTTAGCAGGCGAGCGTGGTGCGCGCATCTATGCCCGCTAGGAAGCACCTATTCGCTTGCGGCAAAAGCAAGCCTAAGCAAGATTACTTGGGATAAGAGTAGGTGCGATCACTGCGGCGTTTGCCAAGACGTCTGCTTCGTCTCGCACATACTGGATATCACTAAAAAAAAGGCGTCCGAAAACCTGGGCGATAAGAGCAAATTTATGTTAAAAGGGATCGACTGCACGCTGTGCGGACGCTGTATCGACGTGTGTCACCAAGACGCACTGAGTATCGGCAATAAGCTAAAAGATATGATCTAA
- a CDS encoding ABC transporter ATP-binding protein — MIEIKNVSKKFADQFVLKDIDLNIADGEQVLFVGQNGAGKSSLMRTILGEYIPTSGSVAIDGFDSFKQRSRALRGISFVPQTPPPLKLSLNELIYFAERTADASRADIVKFCGEMELDLSSNLNKPFHKLSGGMKQKFLIALAFGRASKAMIFDEPTANLDPSAREHFKTLLRKYAKDRSLIFISHRLDEVEGLVKRMICMDLGRIVDDKNV, encoded by the coding sequence ATGATAGAGATTAAAAACGTAAGCAAGAAATTCGCAGATCAATTCGTTTTAAAAGATATCGATCTAAATATCGCAGACGGCGAGCAGGTGCTTTTCGTCGGGCAAAACGGAGCGGGCAAAAGCTCGCTGATGCGGACGATTTTAGGCGAATACATACCCACAAGCGGCAGCGTCGCTATCGACGGATTTGATTCATTTAAGCAGCGCAGCCGCGCGCTACGCGGTATCAGCTTCGTGCCGCAAACCCCGCCGCCGCTTAAGCTGAGCCTAAATGAGCTCATCTACTTCGCCGAGCGCACGGCGGACGCAAGCAGAGCGGATATAGTAAAATTTTGCGGTGAAATGGAGCTTGATCTGAGTTCAAATTTAAACAAACCCTTTCATAAGCTATCCGGCGGTATGAAGCAGAAATTCTTAATTGCGCTAGCATTCGGCAGAGCTAGCAAGGCGATGATTTTCGACGAACCGACCGCCAATCTCGATCCGAGCGCGCGCGAGCATTTTAAGACGCTTTTGCGTAAGTATGCAAAAGACAGAAGCTTGATCTTTATCTCGCATAGGCTCGACGAGGTTGAAGGGCTGGTAAAAAGAATGATTTGTATGGATCTAGGGAGGATCGTAGATGATAAAAATGTTTAA
- a CDS encoding ABC transporter permease subunit, with the protein MKNLLTIAALDIKESFRSRWFLLYLLIFSGLVAAFFITGVTDSRVLGFSGLSRLLLLFIQICIIILPVFVLVTTSKAILADRDLNILEYLLSFPISQAQYYYGKTLGRLFGVFVPIFLSLLLAIVWGAIKGTGIPWAICLLYTGLLFSLCAVFLGIAFLICAVSKSQEMGLGLAFFVWLFCLAFLDLVLIGLLAKTGVNENLIFAIALANPMEDFRIAAISLFDPDLAVIGTTAYFILDHFGRGLFIAFSLLYPIALGAASLILGYFIFRSKDLA; encoded by the coding sequence ATGAAAAATTTACTCACCATCGCCGCTTTGGACATCAAAGAGTCCTTCCGCTCGCGCTGGTTTTTGCTCTATCTGCTGATCTTTAGCGGGCTCGTGGCGGCGTTTTTCATCACGGGGGTGACCGACTCGCGCGTACTCGGTTTTAGCGGGCTTTCGCGACTGCTGCTGCTATTTATTCAGATCTGCATCATCATCCTACCCGTCTTCGTGCTCGTCACCACCAGCAAGGCGATCCTAGCCGACCGCGACCTAAATATCCTAGAATACCTGCTAAGCTTCCCGATCTCGCAGGCGCAGTATTATTACGGAAAGACGCTGGGAAGGCTATTTGGAGTCTTCGTGCCGATATTTTTGTCGCTGCTGCTTGCGATCGTTTGGGGCGCGATCAAAGGCACGGGCATTCCGTGGGCGATCTGCCTGCTTTATACGGGGCTTCTTTTTAGCTTGTGCGCGGTGTTTTTAGGGATCGCATTTTTGATCTGCGCCGTTTCAAAAAGCCAAGAGATGGGGCTTGGGCTCGCGTTTTTCGTCTGGCTTTTCTGCCTCGCGTTTTTGGATCTCGTGCTGATCGGACTGCTCGCAAAAACGGGAGTGAACGAAAATTTGATCTTTGCGATCGCCCTAGCAAACCCGATGGAGGACTTCCGCATCGCCGCTATCAGCCTGTTTGATCCCGATCTTGCGGTCATCGGTACGACGGCGTATTTTATCCTAGATCACTTCGGGCGTGGGCTTTTCATCGCCTTTTCGCTGCTCTATCCGATCGCGCTGGGCGCTGCGAGCCTGATTTTGGGCTATTTTATCTTTAGATCGAAGGATTTAGCGTGA
- a CDS encoding nitrous oxide reductase accessory protein NosL, whose protein sequence is MKFPLILAAFIALCGAAEMQNSAAQSSGSAQNLGTPASTGSGSAQNFKSAREPAWLKDVNLTCAKYGIDTSAHPEFRAYARLKDGSALAFASPKAMFAYFFEGENLSSNNGGASAEENLMSKNPASGNLGEANSASANSREVNSTDANFGGAELYVTDYASGEILRAQDAFYVFGSVLQSARGDDLITFARLRDAQDFMREKKGHKILQFREISARLIDYLR, encoded by the coding sequence GTGAAATTTCCACTCATTTTGGCGGCATTTATAGCGCTTTGCGGCGCAGCTGAGATGCAAAATTCCGCGGCTCAGAGCTCTGGCTCGGCGCAAAATTTAGGCACGCCTGCTAGTACGGGCTCCGGCTCGGCACAAAATTTCAAATCTGCGCGCGAGCCTGCGTGGCTTAAAGACGTAAATCTTACCTGCGCCAAATACGGCATCGACACTAGCGCACACCCCGAATTTCGCGCCTATGCAAGGCTCAAAGACGGCAGCGCGCTCGCGTTTGCTTCGCCCAAGGCGATGTTTGCATATTTTTTCGAGGGTGAAAACTTGAGCAGCAATAACGGCGGCGCTTCCGCAGAGGAAAATTTGATGAGCAAAAATCCCGCTAGCGGCAATTTAGGCGAGGCAAATTCCGCTAGCGCAAATTCCCGCGAGGTAAATTCCACCGATGCAAATTTCGGCGGCGCGGAGCTTTACGTCACCGATTACGCAAGCGGCGAAATTTTGCGGGCGCAGGACGCGTTTTATGTTTTCGGCAGCGTGCTGCAAAGCGCCAGAGGCGACGATCTCATCACGTTTGCAAGATTGCGCGACGCGCAGGACTTTATGCGCGAGAAAAAGGGGCATAAAATTTTGCAGTTTCGCGAAATCTCCGCTAGGCTAATCGATTATCTAAGATGA